A stretch of Selenomonadales bacterium DNA encodes these proteins:
- the rplL gene encoding 50S ribosomal protein L7/L12, with the protein MTKEQIMEAIESMTVLELSELVKALEEKFGVSAAAPVAVAAAAPAAAAAAEQTEFDVILASAGSSKINVIKIVREVTGLGLKEAKALVDEAPKALKEKVAKDEAEKIKAQLEEAGATVEIK; encoded by the coding sequence ATGACTAAAGAACAAATCATGGAAGCTATTGAATCGATGACGGTTCTCGAACTCTCTGAACTCGTAAAAGCATTGGAAGAAAAATTCGGCGTAAGCGCAGCAGCTCCGGTAGCAGTTGCAGCAGCAGCTCCGGCAGCAGCAGCAGCAGCTGAACAGACTGAATTCGACGTAATCCTCGCATCCGCTGGTTCCAGCAAAATCAACGTAATCAAAATCGTTCGCGAAGTAACTGGTCTTGGCCTCAAAGAAGCTAAAGCACTCGTTGACGAAGCTCCGAAAGCTCTCAAAGAAAAAGTTGCTAAAGACGAAGCTGAAAAAATCAAAGCTCAGCTCGAAGAAGCAGGCGCTACGGTCGAAATTAAATAA